One genomic window of Megachile rotundata isolate GNS110a chromosome 12, iyMegRotu1, whole genome shotgun sequence includes the following:
- the LOC143265510 gene encoding uncharacterized protein LOC143265510, producing MMVLADYQWHNQQDSSNFLAITVLSAASKVSTYNKASIGVAHSPLVANTSTIRLFFTVPVSRGGDEDQFEEDQRCTVAYRVDQASGDVANNMLREQARYSRYQPLAREHVRRERRTEGRIVETGAAIPLTIDEDRGTANAIQEPSGVRVRSIDYSAQPQRLTGFDGEAYDTGVSQPLTYI from the exons ATGATGGTCTTAGCAGATTACCAGTGGCATAACCAACAAG ATTCCAGTAATTTTCTTGCAATCACCGTACTTTCAGCAGCGTCGAAGGTAAGCACTTATAACAAAGCTAGTATAGGTGTTGCCCATAGCCCTCTGGTAGCAAACACCAGTACAATCCGTTTGTTTTTCACCGTCCCAGTTTCTCGGGGAGGAGATGAAGATCAGTTTGAGGAGGATCAACGTTGCACGGTAGCCTACAGGGTCGATCAAGCATCCGGGgatgttgctaataatatgctACGCGAGCAGGCGCGTTACTCGCGCTACCAGCCGCTGGCCAGAGAGCACGTTCGACGAGAGAGACGAACAGAGGGACGGATCGTCGAAACGGGAGCCGCCATTCCGCTCACGATAGACGAGGATCGAGGAACGGCGAACGCGATTCAGGAACCCTCCGGCGTGCGGGTTCGATCGATCGACTACTCGGCACAGCCACAACGACTTACAGGCTTTGACGGAGAGGCCTATGACACAGGCGTGTCTCAGCCTCTGACGTACATATGA